One Arthrobacter sp. StoSoilB20 DNA segment encodes these proteins:
- a CDS encoding M15 family metallopeptidase, translating to MRVLKQQTFASKARRRVAACAVFLAVAVAGGVVTAVPATAAPPLASTPAKTAVPTTVNPLPSVDPIGDPASFSVLVNKSRPLNPASYAPSDLINARGSGQYMRAEAAAWLNGLFQGAADAGTGGLSIVSGYRSYATQTQVYWGYVNAYGQAYADTISARPGYSEHQTGLAMDIGNAAGSCGLSTCFGDTAAGKWVAANAHKYGFIVRYPNGYTGTTGYSYEPWHLRYVGVDLATDMNRRGFPTLEHYFAGNTAAAASIKSGADLVAADSSGRLLRYPATAAGGYAGAVQIGSGWTGLKQAFVVDWDIDGVYDLLAQWNNGVLGVYRGLPGGGFANQVVVGNGGWERMTITVGKWTHAHGRPGVVGYFPDGVLRYYPNTFGGALSAPQIIGKGWNGMELTIADWEGDGANDILARTGSGALINYRGDGWAGFYGPATTVGTGWQYMRVLAPSFGLTGAGTRGITAQTADGNLYNYGLGRGQWTTYRQVGSGWNGLKLFK from the coding sequence ATGCGGGTTCTGAAACAACAAACTTTCGCTTCAAAGGCACGACGCCGGGTGGCCGCGTGCGCTGTTTTCCTCGCCGTCGCGGTGGCTGGTGGGGTTGTCACAGCGGTTCCGGCAACAGCGGCACCACCGCTTGCAAGCACCCCGGCGAAGACAGCAGTCCCCACAACTGTCAATCCTTTGCCGAGCGTGGATCCCATCGGGGATCCAGCCAGCTTTTCGGTCCTGGTCAACAAGTCGCGGCCGCTGAATCCGGCGAGCTACGCGCCGTCGGACCTTATTAACGCACGCGGCTCGGGCCAGTACATGCGGGCGGAAGCTGCCGCCTGGCTCAACGGCTTGTTCCAAGGGGCCGCTGACGCAGGTACCGGCGGGTTGTCGATCGTCAGCGGCTACCGTTCCTACGCCACCCAAACCCAGGTTTACTGGGGCTACGTCAACGCCTACGGCCAGGCCTATGCGGATACCATTTCGGCCCGGCCCGGCTACAGCGAGCACCAGACTGGCCTCGCCATGGACATCGGCAACGCTGCCGGCAGTTGTGGGCTCAGCACTTGCTTCGGCGATACAGCCGCGGGCAAGTGGGTGGCGGCCAACGCCCACAAGTACGGTTTCATTGTCCGCTACCCCAACGGCTACACGGGCACCACCGGGTACAGCTACGAGCCCTGGCATCTGCGCTACGTGGGCGTAGACCTGGCCACCGACATGAACCGGCGCGGGTTCCCCACGTTGGAGCACTATTTCGCGGGCAACACCGCAGCCGCGGCCAGCATCAAGTCCGGCGCGGACCTGGTGGCCGCAGACTCTTCCGGCCGCCTTTTGCGCTACCCCGCGACGGCGGCCGGCGGCTATGCAGGCGCCGTCCAGATCGGTTCGGGTTGGACCGGGTTGAAGCAGGCTTTCGTGGTGGATTGGGACATTGATGGCGTCTACGATCTCCTGGCGCAATGGAACAACGGCGTCCTCGGGGTCTATCGGGGCCTTCCGGGCGGCGGGTTCGCCAACCAGGTAGTGGTGGGCAACGGAGGCTGGGAGCGCATGACCATCACCGTGGGTAAGTGGACGCACGCGCATGGCCGGCCCGGCGTCGTCGGCTATTTCCCGGACGGCGTCCTGCGCTATTACCCCAACACCTTTGGTGGCGCGCTGAGCGCTCCGCAGATCATCGGGAAGGGCTGGAACGGCATGGAGTTGACCATCGCCGACTGGGAAGGCGATGGCGCCAACGACATCCTGGCGAGGACGGGCTCCGGGGCCCTCATCAACTACCGGGGCGACGGTTGGGCAGGCTTCTACGGGCCGGCCACTACCGTGGGCACGGGCTGGCAGTACATGCGGGTGCTGGCCCCGAGCTTCGGGCTGACCGGCGCGGGCACCCGCGGCATCACGGCACAGACTGCCGACGGCAACCTCTACAACTACGGCCTTGGCCGGGGCCAGTGGACAACGTACCGCCAGGTGGGTTCCGGATGGAACGGACTGAAACTGTTCAAGTAG